The genomic window AGGTCTGGCGAAATTATTGGTTTAATCGGACCTAATGGAGCAGGTAAAAGTACAACATTTAACTTGATTACAGGTGTATTGCCACTAACTTCAGGTAAAGTAATTTTCAGAGGTCGTGATATAACTGGGGCTTCAGCCCGTAAGATTGCCACTCTTGGGATTGGTCGTACTTTCCAACATGTGCAATTATTGCCAGGTATGTCCGTACTTGAAAATGTTGCCTTGGGTGCACACTTGAGGGCGCCTTCCACTATTTTGAGTAGTATCTTTCATACCGAGCGTCGCAAAGAATCTCAACTTTTGCAGGAAGCAAAATTTCAATGTGAGCGTGTTGGCTTAGGCGATTACCTTCATGAGCAAGCTGGAAGCTTACCTTTAGGCAAACAACGTATAGTTGAAATTGCTAGAGCTCTTGCATTAGATCCTTCTCTTTTATTACTCGATGAAGTTGCTGCTGGTTTACGTTATATGGAAAAACAGCAATTATCTAAAGTACTTTCAGACCTTAGAGATGAGGGAGTTAGCATACTGCTTGTTGAGCATGATATGGATTTTGTTATGAATCTTACAACTAATCTTGTGGTCATGGACTTCGGTACGAAAATTGCAGAAGGAACTCCTGAGGAGATTCAGACAAATCCAGCCGTTGTTCAAGCATATTTAGGAGTTAATGACGATGTGTAATTTGCTTGAGATTAGAGACCTTTCTACATCCTATGGAAAAGTCAATGCTTTAAATAAAATTGAACTTGGGCTTGATGAGGGTCAGGTAGTTTCCGTAATCGGGGCTAATGGTGCGGGTAAATCTACACTTTTGAATACGATAATGGGCCTATTGCCAAATAATGGTAGAAGCGAAGGGCGAATTATTTATAAAAGAGAAGATATTTCTCAGGATAAGATCGAACACCGTATGTTGGCTGGCATTAGTTTGGTGCCTGAAAAGCGGGAGCTATTTGCAAGCATGGAAGTTGAGGATAATCTGCTTTTAGGCGGATTTCGCAGATTTCTAAAGCGTGATCCTGAATTCAAGAGATCGTTAGAGCGGATTTATGAGTTATTTCCCAGACTCAAAGAACGTCGTAAGCAACTAGCTGGTACTCTTTCAGGAGGCGAACGTCAAATGCTTGCAGTAGGACGTGCACTTATGTCCAATCCAACTTTGCTCATGCTCGACGAGCCATCTCTTGGTTTAGCTCCACTTGTAGTTCGTGAAGTTTTTGAGATTATAAAAAGACTCAAGTCTATGGGCGTTTCTATACTTTTGGTTGAGCAAAATGCACGTTCAGCCTTAAAAGTGTCTGACTATGCTTATGTACTCGAAATGGGAGAAGTTAGCCATCGCGGACCTAGCAACGAACTTCTGAACGACCCTAAAGTAATTGAAAGCTATTTAGGATTTGGAAAACGTGATTAGTACAAACCACCTCTAGTAGGTGGTTTTAAGTGTATTGCTTAAACTTATACTCACACAAATCCTCGATAATGCATGAAGCACATTTAGGTTTTCTAGCTTGGCAAATATAACGTCCATGCAGAATCATCCAATGATGCGAATCCTTTGCATATTTTTTTGGAACGTTTTTAATTAAACCTTTTTCCACTTCCAATACATTTTTTCCTTTCGATATGCCCGTCCTATTTGCCACCCTAAATATATGAGTATCAACAGCCATGGTCGGTAAACCAAAAGCCACATTAAGAACAACATTAGCGGTTTTACGACCTACACCTGCCAACGATTCAAGCTCTTCACGCGTTGATGGCACTTCACCGTCAAATCTTAATATTAAATCTTCACAAGTTCGAAATACATTCTTAGCTTTTGTTTTATATAGACCGACAGTTTTAATTTGCTTCTCAAATTTTTCGAACCCATAATCGATTAGTTGCTGAGGAGTAAATATATGATCCCAAAGTTTAGTCGTAGCAAAATTTACAGATTTATCTGTAGCTTGAGCTGACAAT from Taylorella equigenitalis ATCC 35865 includes these protein-coding regions:
- a CDS encoding ABC transporter ATP-binding protein, whose amino-acid sequence is MCNLLEIRDLSTSYGKVNALNKIELGLDEGQVVSVIGANGAGKSTLLNTIMGLLPNNGRSEGRIIYKREDISQDKIEHRMLAGISLVPEKRELFASMEVEDNLLLGGFRRFLKRDPEFKRSLERIYELFPRLKERRKQLAGTLSGGERQMLAVGRALMSNPTLLMLDEPSLGLAPLVVREVFEIIKRLKSMGVSILLVEQNARSALKVSDYAYVLEMGEVSHRGPSNELLNDPKVIESYLGFGKRD
- the nth gene encoding endonuclease III, with translation MNKQKREIIFERFYKQNPQPQSELNYSNNFQLLVSVILSAQATDKSVNFATTKLWDHIFTPQQLIDYGFEKFEKQIKTVGLYKTKAKNVFRTCEDLILRFDGEVPSTREELESLAGVGRKTANVVLNVAFGLPTMAVDTHIFRVANRTGISKGKNVLEVEKGLIKNVPKKYAKDSHHWMILHGRYICQARKPKCASCIIEDLCEYKFKQYT